The Kosmotoga olearia TBF 19.5.1 sequence CAGTGATTGTTTCACCGCTTCTTTCACGGATTTACCTTCCGAGACTGCTTTCATAAGCATGTCATCGCTGATGATTACTCCATCAAAACCTAACTTTTCTCTCAAATAGGAGATTATTTTCTTAGATATTGTGGCTGGAACGTTGTCCCAAAAAGGCAATAATATATGAGCAGTCATCAATGCCGGTATCTTATTTTCTACAGCGATTTTGAAAGGGGACACATCAGTTTCGATAAAGTTGCTTTCAGGCTTATTGATAACTGGAAGTGAAGTATGGGAATCTGTATCCGTATCTCCATGCCCAGGAAAATGCTTTCCAACTGGAATAACCCCGGCAGAAAGAAGACCTTTAAAGAAAGCAACTCCATTCGTAGCTACCCTTGTTGGCTCGTTCCAGAACGATCGCACTCCTATGATTGGGTTAAAGGGATTTGAATTAACATCAAGTACCGGTGCGAAGTCCATATTGATTCCCAGATCTCTCAACGCTTTTCCCGTTAGATAACCTACTTTATAGGTTAATTCCGTGTCGTTTACAGAGCCCAACAGCATAGCATTTGGAGGTACAAAGATATCCCTGATTCTGGCGACCATACCGCCTTCCTGGTCAACGGCAACGAAAGGCGGGATATCATCACAGTGTGTTTTGATCTGTTCAACAAGTTCTTTTACCTGATCTTTATCTTTAACGTTTCGTCCAAAAATGACAAAACCTCTAACTCCCTTATCTATCAACAACTGGATCTGGTCATTGTAAGAGATTCCCTGAAATCCAAAGAGGAAAAGCTGTCCAACTTTCTGTTCAATGGACATCATACTTACAAATTGAGAGAGTGTTAATGTTCCAAGCAGGAGCATCTTAAAACTTTCAGAAAACATCAAATTCACCTGGCTTTCAAAGTGACCCTGAGTTTAAAATTGTCCTTTCTGTAATTCGAGTAAACATATTCAATGGGAATTTTCTCCTGTGAAAAAGTGATACGAACAATCGATAAAACACAATCCCCTTCTTTTATTCCAAGGATCTTTGCTACGCTTTTTTCGGCATGAACTACTTCAATTTCCTCTTCAGCAAAAGTCGGATAAATCGAAAACTCGTCTTTTAGAAGCTTATAGAGTGATTTGGTTGACATATCGTACTGTGAAATTTTTCTGAGTATGGGATATTTTGAAATATTCAAATATGCGTTCTCGATTGATCTTGGGCGGTCACCTTCATATCTCAACCTGGATAAGAGCAGCACCTTTGCTTCACCAGAAATATGGAAAGCATCTGCAACTTTTTCAGGAGGTTTAACGAGTTTATTTGTAAGAACTTTCGACCAGGCTTTTTTTCTAATTTTTTCCATTTCCTCACTAAAGCCAGTAAGATGGGAAAGGTCAGAAATCATCTTGTTTTCTGCTACATATGTTCCTTTACCCTGTATTCTATATATTAAGCCCTCTTTTACCAGTTCTTGCATCGCTTGTCTAACGGTTAGTCTGCTTACCTTGTAATACTTTGCCAATTCCTCTTCTGGAGGCAGAGGATCGTTTGGTTTCAGCTTGTTATCTTCGATAAACCTTTTTAAGTTCAACTTTATCTGGTAATAGAGGGGAATCGGGCTACTTCTATCAACAGATTCCAAAACCTTCATCTCCTTGTTATGATGTCTAGTTATATATACAACTTCATTTTATAAAAAAACTTCCATCGAAGTCAAATTCTGTTTAATCAGCGTTATTGCCATTTGACAACATTTTGAGGGCCTCAGACAAAAATTCCGTGCGCTCAAGTACGTTATTACATTCCTCTTTTGTTTTCCCTGAGAGTACCATTAAAATAGCAAGCTTTGTTTTATTTCCTGATAGTTTCAGAAACTTCTTTGCCTCATCTTTGCTGATTCCTGTGACTTCAGAAATAATTTTGGTTGCTCGTTCTTCTAACTTCGTGTTGAGGATCTGGACGTCGACCATGTAATTTTTATAAACTTTACCGAGTTTAATCATAGTCACTGTACTTATCATGTTTAAAACCATTTTTTGTGAAGTTCCAGCTTTTAATCTCGTGCTTCCTGTTATAACCTCTGGACCGGTTCGCAGTTTTATAACTACATCAGCCCATTGTGCTATTTCAGGATTTTCTACATTGGCAATTAACACGGTTCTACACCCTACTTCTTTTGCCTTTTTCAAAATTCCTTTCACATAAGGGGTGCGTCCGCTGGCGGTTAAACCGATCACGGTGTCTTCTTTTTTTACTCCGATACTTATCAAATCATTTACGCCGCCAATTTCATCGTCTTCTACAGATTCTACGGCTTTAAAAAATGCTTCTTCTCCTCCCGCCATCAACGGTAAAAATAGACCTTCATTGACTCCGAAGGTGGGAACGACTTCCGCTGCATCAATAACGGCTAATCTTCCACTGGTTCCAGCCCCACAGTATATTACCCTTCCGCCTGATCTAATCGAGCTTACCGTCATGTCAATTACTGTTGCTATTTTTTCGAGTTGTTCAGCGACAGCTAAAGGTACAGTAGCGTCTTCGTGGTTTATAAGCCTGAGCATTTCGATCGTACTTAAAGAATCGATATTGTAAGACTTTGGATTTGACTGTTCGGTTTCGAGTTTTTCTATCATAGTTTTCCTCCTTGTATAGGGTAAGTTTTTTATATTATTATATATCAATCTGTATAATACATAAGAGGTGGAGAGAGGTGGAGAAAATGTGGGAAACAGTGGATAAGATCGTTAAAAGCGGAATAAACAAGATTTATCCGGGAGCTGTGTTGCTTGTTGGAAGACCTGGAGAGATATTATACGAAAAAAGTTATGGGACAATTGACGGAGTCAGAAAAACTCAATTGGATACTATATACGATATTGCCAGCCTCACAAAGGTTGTTGCAACAACTACTGCCGTAATGAAGCTGTTTGAAGAGGGATTGCTGCATCTGAACGATAGGCTCGGTTACTTTTTGCCTGTTGAAGGAAAAAAAGCTGACATTACTATTTTCCAGTTACTAACCCACACTTCAGGTATGGCACCGTATACGGAACTCTGGAAACATTTGAAGGGAAAGGCGCTGTTAGAGGAAATTCTAAAGATTCAACCCGTTTATGAACCCGGAAAAATCGTGTATTCATGTTTGAATTTTATTACGTTAATGGCTGTTGTTGAAGCCGTTTCCGGGACATCGTTTGATGAATTCGTTTATTCGATTCTTTATCCTATAGGAATGAACAATACCTCTTTCAATCCTGAAAAATATGAAAATATTGCCCCAACGTCAATACGGGAAGGTAAAAGGCTCATAGGAGAACCTGATGATGAGCTTGCATATTACTTAGGTGGGGTCAGCGGAAACGCCGGACTCTTTTCAAGTGCACGCGATCTTTTTATCTTCATGAGTGCTCTGTTAAAAGGCGAAATCATGAGAAAGAAAATCGTGAATCTCTTTTCACAGCATGTTGTCGATTCAAACGGAAAAAGAAGACATCTTGGGTGGGAAGCACCTTATAATGGTTCAAGCGCTGGTGACATTCTTCTGCACTTGGATCATGCTTTCGGGCATACCGGTTTTACGGGGACGAGCATATGGTGTGATGGTGAGAAATTCGTTATCCTGCTCACGAATCGTGTTTTTATAAAGAGATTCAGTGAGGGAATTGGACGTATCAGGATATTACTTCACAACGTCGTTTTTGGAGGGTTATGAAGTGTGGGAAAAGTTTCTGAAACTGCTAAAAAAAGATGAACGGGTAGTCCTTGGTTTAATGTCCGGTACATCAGCTGACGGACTCGATATCGCTTTAGTCAAGGTCAGTGGTAAAACTCAAGATTTGAGGTTTTCCTTAGAATTCTTTAAATCTATCCCGTACCCAAAAGACCTACGAGAAAAAATTATTCGTGCATATAACCCGAATGTTTCAACCGTTAAGGATATCACGGAATTGAATTTTGCTCTGGCACGTGAGCATGTGAAAATGATTAAAGGTCTAGGCTTGCAATTTGATTTGATTGGTTATCACGGCCAAACGGTTTACCATATGCCGGAAGCCGGTGCAACTTTACAATTAGGGGAAGCTGATGTTTTGGCTGTCGAACTTGGAGTACCGGTAGTCCATTCCTTTAGGACAAAAGACATGGCTCTGGGAGGACAGGGTGCTCCAATCGTTTCGTATTTTGATTGGGTGGTTTTTGGAAGAGAAAGCGGTACTGCTACATTGAATATTGGCGGTATTGCAAACCTGACTTATTTATCTAAAAAAAGAGAAAACGTTATAGCCTTTGACACGGGACCGGGTAATTGTTTGATAGACGTTGTTGTCAATAAGTATTACTCACAACCCTTTGATATTGATGGAAAGATAGCAAAAAAAGGCAAAATCCGCGATGATGTTATTGAATTGTTGATGATGAAAGACGCAGACTATATTGAAAAAAGCCCCCCAAAGACAACAGGAAGGGAAAGGTACAACGAAGAATTTCTGGATGGTATCAAATGCCCTCCAAAGGATCTTGTACGCACTTTGACCAGATTCACAGCGCTTTCCATTCATCTGAATATCAAGAAACATGTGCCAAAGACGAAAAAGTTAATCGTTACTGGAGGGGGAGCATTCAATCCTGTACTTACAGACGATATCCGTTCCTTTGGATACGAAGTTGAAATACCAGACAAAACCTTCGTCGAAGCGAAAGAAGCGATCGCAATTGCTGTTCTGGCGAATGAGTTTTTGAACGGCGTCACTACAAATATCCCGAATGTTACGGGTGCAGAAAGAGAAGCGACGCTTGGAAAGCTTTCTTTGCCGTTCTGATTTTTATATCATCCGTTCAACAAAAACAATTCCTGTGTAAAACTGAACATAATGTGAAGGAAGAAGGAATGGATGGTTTAACTCTATCATCTTTTTCTGGATTTCTATCTGGTCTGTATCGTGTATTATGACGCATCCATGGCTTCTTCTAAGTTCTTTTGCTTTTGTTCCCCCATGAACGAGAATACCGTCTCTGTTGACTTTGTAAATTCCAAGTGCGTATCCATATAAAGGTTGCCATAATCTGAACAGACCAGCTGGTCCGAATTTCTCTGGTGTATTCTTCAAAATCCCGGATTCATAGGAAGAAAGATATATGCCGATAGGTGTATCTCCGTTTTCGATCTTCTGGCTCTCTTCCGTTTTTGAATCATGCTGTCCGTGACCTCGAGCAAGACAGGAATAAATTTCATTCCCTTCTCCGTCGTAAAGGTGTAGGTTTCCAAGCTTGCTTCTGTCATCCGGAAGGGTGATTTTCAGGAAAAAATAATAGCTGTTTTCCGCATATTTCGTGAGTTTCTTTAGTGTCTCGAAGCCGCAGTGTTTCTCCTTTATATCTTCCTCTTTTTTGAATTCAATCAAAGCGTCAAAGAAATCCAAACAAGCTTTCTGGTCTAGTGGAAATGGCGTACCGAACCCTCTGTAGAAGAGATACCTTGAGAGTAAGTATTTTGCTCTCCAAACATCATTGCCTGTCATTTCAGGTTTTATTGTCCTGTGAAAAGGTTCAGGTAACGTGAAACCGCTTATCTCTCTCGTTATCGTAAATTCAAAGTCTGGATTGTCGTAAAAATACTTTTTTTGCACGTTATCACCTTAAATATTTGGCGACATCAATAAACAGGCGTCAAAGGTTTCTTTCCTTCGAGAACCGCGAGAACGTTTTTTGCTACGAGAACAGCCATGTTGTTTCTGGTTTCTACTGTTGCCGAACCGATGTGCGGCAGTAAAACCACGTTGTCAAGTTCCTTAAGAGCATACGGAACCTCAGGTTCGTTCTCATAAACATCCAGTCCCGCAGCAGCTATTTTACCCTGCTGCAAAAACTCTATCAAAGCTTCTTCGTCCACAACGGCGCCTCTCGATGTGTTAATCAGTACCGCTGATGGCTTCATGAGCTTCAATTTACTTCTGCTAAGGAGATGATAAGTTTCACTGGTCAGAGGTACGTGAAGAGATATAAAATCAGATTCCTTCAACAGCTGTTCCAAACTTCTGTACTCGACATCAAGATTTTTTTCCTCTTCACTTGTTAGAGGCCTTCTATTATGATATATAACTTTCATCCCAAAAGCTTGAGCCCGCTTAGCAACAGCTTTTCCTATCCTTCCAAGTCCAATTATCCCGAGAGTTTTTCCGTTCAGCTCAATTCCGAGGAACAGCTCCGGTTTCCATCCCTCGAAGAGGCCTTTCCTTACAAATTTATCTGCTTCAACAATCCTTCTAGCAGTGGCAAGCAATAGAGCCATTGCAAGATCGGCAGAGGCATCTGTAAGAATATCCGGCGTGTTTGTAACGATTACTCCTTTTGCTTTCGCAGCTTCTATATCAATATTATTGAATCCAACAGCATAATTGGCAATTATTTTGAGTCTTGGAAGTGCGTTTATTATTTCAGCATCTATGTTATCGGATAAAAGTGTTACCAGAGCGGTCGCATCTTGTGCCCTTTCTATTATCTCTTTTTTCGAAAGGGTTCTATCTTCCTCGTTGACCTCAACATTGAATTTGCTCAGGAGTTTCAATCCTATTTCCGGAATCTTATAGGTTACAAAAATCTTTTCCAAGGGAACTACCTCCTTTCCTAAGAAATCCGAGAACCGAGAGGACGAGAGTCCGAAAAAGCCACTTTGCGGCACGAATCCCTTCGGGATTGTTACGACCGGCTACGCCGGTGTTGCGAACTCCTGCGGAGTTGTCGCGAACTGCTTCGCAGTTGACATGCGCCTGCGGCGGATTAAAGCATGTTCTATTCCGGCTCGAAGAGCCGCATGGCCGTGACGAAGTCACGCATAGCCTGGGCAAAGCCCAGCACAGCCGCTGCGAAGCAGCGCACAGCGTCTGCAAACCTCAACCTCGTGAGCGTCCGGAGCGTAGCTCCGCACTTCAGCAGCGTAGCTGCTATCTCAGATTCTCGGTTCTCGACTTTCACTAATATCTTACCATCAAATATACACTGGATATGATCATACTTACAAGGACAACCAGCATACCGTAAGCCATGAATTTCACGAAACTGATTTCTTTACCATAATATTTTTTGAGAACCGCGAGACCTATGATATTCGCCGATGCTCCGATGGGAGTGCCGTTACCTCCCAAACACGCTCCTAAAGACAGGGACCACCAGAGAGGATTCAGATTTGAAAAGGTTTCCGGGTTTATTTTTTTCATTGATTCTACTACAGGTATCATCGTAGCAGTGTAAGGGATGTTATCTATAAACGCTGAAATTACTGCTGAAGCATTTGTTATAAAGAGCATGGTACGATGGTAAGAACCTCTTGAAAGTTTTATAAGTAAATGTGCAAAATTTTCCAGCACACCGGTTTCTTCAAGACCTCCAACTACAACAAAAAGCCCAATAAAAAACAATATCGTTGACCATTCTACTTCTTCCAGAGTTGCTTCTACATTTTTTCTGTCCATAATCGTTAGAGATAACGCTGCCATCAGAAGGGCTATCGTTGAACTTTCTAAATGTAACTCATGTTGAAAGAGAAAAAGAAACGTCGTAATGACTAGTAATACAATAGATATTCTGAAGTTTTTTCTGTTAGTAACTGCTTTGGTTAGTTCGATACCTTTTGCGTCTGTAAGATCTACACTGAGCTTTTTCCTAAGCAGAAAAATTATCATCGTATGGGTGGCGATGAATATGAGTACAATTGCGGGACCAAGATTGACAATAAAATCCATAAAAGACAACCCCGCAGCGGAACCTATCATTATGTTTGGCGGGTCACCAATAAGCGTTAAGGCACCACCGATGTTTGATGAAAAAATTTCACCAAGCACCAAAGGAAATGGGTCAAGACCTACAGCATCAGCGATAGCAAGAGTAATAGGAACAAAAACAAGGATTGTTGTAACGTTATCAAGAATACTGGAAGCAAGGGCTACTACGCTAACCATATACAGATATAGTTTCACCATACTACCCTTCGAGAGCTTTAGCGCCAACGCGCCAAAGTACTCGAAGATACCGCTTTTTTTCATAACGGCTACGAAGATCATCATTCCTATGAGGAGAAATATGGTGTTGAAGTCAACGTATTCTTTGTAAACAATTGCAGGATCTCTAAACACCCCAAAAATAAGCATGAAGGTTGCGCCAAATAAAGCAACAAGCATCCTGTTAAGCCGTTCGGTGATGAGGAAGAAATAGGAAATAAGAAAAATCGACACCGCTACAACTGTTTGATAACTCACGCTATCATCTCCATAAGAATTTTGACAGAACCAATTATACAACAAAAAAAGTACGCGGCAGGAATATCCCGCCGCGTATGCCTTAGAACTTTCGAAATGATTATTCTTCTTTGTAAATCTTTATGCCGAAATCATCGGCACCCACAACGACAACATCGTTTTCAGAAAGCTCGCCGCTGATTATCATGTCGGCAATCTGTCCTTCCACATCTCTTTCAACGAGCCTCCTTATCGGCCTTGCGCCATATACGGGATCATATCCTCTATCCGCAAGGTAATCGACGGCTTTATCGGTGTAACGCATGGATATACCCTGTTCGCTGAGTTTTTCCTCGACCTCTTTCAATCTCAATTTAACGATCTCTCTCAGGTGCTCTTTGCTCAACGGCTTGAAGAACACGATGGCATCGAGTCTATTCAGGAACTCCGGTTTGAATGCTGACTTAAGTTTCTGTTCGACAAGTGCCGTTGTGTTTTCGTCGAATTTACCCTTCGTCATCTCTTCAGAACCCACATTACTGGTCATGATGAGTATGGTGTTGGAGAAATTAACGGTTTTTCCTTTTCCATCAGTTAATCTTCCATCGTCCATCACTTGAAGTAGAACATTGTGAACATCAGGATGTGCTTTTTCAACTTCATCAAGTAATATGACGGAGTAGGGTCTTCTTCTAACCGCCTCAGTTAATTGACCACCTTCTTCGTATCCGACGTATCCCGGAGGCGCACCAATAAGCCTCGATACAGAGTGCTTTTCCATGTATTCGGACATATCGATTCTTATCATCGCATCTTCGCTACCAAAAAGTATATTTGCCAGTGTTTTCGCAAGTTCCGTCTTCCCGACACCTGTTGGTCCAAGGAATAGGAATGATCCCCATGGTCGGTTCGGTGCTTTTAGACCAGCACGTGCCCTTCTTATGGTATGGGCAACCGCACTAACAGCCTCTTCCTGATCTATGAAACGTTCGTGAATTAGCTTTTCGAGATTTTTCAATTTATCCCTTTCAGATTCGAGAAGTTTCCCGGCTGGTATTCCGGTCCACTGCTCGACGATTGAAGCAATTATTTCTTCCGTAACTTCATTGTTCTGAGCGTTGTCACTCTTGAACCATTCAGCCTTTCTGGCTTCGTATTCTTTTCTGATTTTCTCGAATTTCGTTTTGAGTTCCGCGGCTTTCTGGTATTCACCTTCCTGAACGAGCTCGGATATCCTGTTGTCGAGCTCCTGGAGCTCTTTTTCCATCTTCCTCAAATCATCCGGAAGATATCCGGCTTTAAGGCGTACATAAGATGCAGCTTCATCTATAAGATCAATAGCCTTGTCTGGTAGGTATCTGTCTGTTATGTATTTCATACTTAGATCAACGGCCGCCTCAAGAGCTTTATCCGTTATCTTAACCTGGTGATGCTTTTCATACGACTCTCGCAATCCTTTTACAATTTCCAGCGCCTCATCCCTTGAAGGTTCGTCTACATAAACTGGCTGGAATCGTCTTTCAAGAGCCCTGTCTTTTTCGATGTACTTTCTATACTCATCGAGAGTAGTTGCCCCTATACATTGAAGCTCTCCTCTCGCGAGAGCTGGTTTCATAAGGTTGGCAGCATCCATTGAACCCTCCGCAGAACCGGCACCCACAACGGTATGAATCTCATCTATGAACAAAATCACTTCTCCAGCAAGACGTTTCACCGCATCAATGATCCCCTTCATTCTCTCTTCAAATTCTCCACGGAACTTGGTTCCAGCAACAACTCTTCCCATATCCAGAGCAAGCACTTTTTTGTTTTTCAGGTATTCGGGAACGTCACCATCAACGATTCTCTGAGCCAACCCCTCGACAATTGCGGTTTTACCAACACCAGGTTCCCCGACTAAGGCAGGATTGTTTTTGGTCTTTCTACCGAGTATCTGGATGACCCTTCTTATTTCTTCATCCCTGCCTATAACAGGCATCAGTTTTCCTTGCTTTGCCAAATCGGTTAAGTCTATGGTGAAACGCTTGAGAACATCAACATTCTCGTTTTCGGACGCTTCACCCTTTTGCCTGGCACTCAGTATGGCATTGTAAACGGTATCAACGTTCAATCCGTGTTTCATCAGGATTCTTGCCGCTACTGACGAAACCTCTCTAAGCATAGCAAGTAACAGATGTTCCGTACCAACTTTGGCATCGTGCATTCTTTTGGCTTCGTTTCTGGCTGCTTCTATGATGTGGCGTGCGTCGGGTGTAATATAAATCTGATTGGAAGATTCAACACGCCCACCATAGCGCGCAATAACCTCTTCGACATCACGGCGAAGGGATCTCATATTAACCTTCAACTCTTTCAGAATCTCATAAGCAAAGTTATCCTCATCTTCGAGGATAGCAAGCAAAATATGCTCGCTGCCAAATTGATTCTGGCGATATCTTGTCAATATATCCTGAACATCCATCAGGATTTTTTTCGCCTTCTCCGTGTATTCTTCATAATTTATCATTCTCTCACCTCCAGTTTTAAAAAGGGCGCCTTAAAGGCGCCCCGTATGATTTCATCTCAATTACTCAACTTTCACACTTACCGTTTCTTTCTTGACTTCTTCCTTCTTAGGCAATTCGATTTTCAGGACGCCGTCTTCGTATTTTGCTTTAACTTTGGTCGTATCGATACTGTCGGGCAATCTGAAAGCTCTCTGGAACATACCATAGGAACGCTCGTAGAGATGGTAGTTTCTGGATTTGTCATCTTTTTCAGAGGATTTCTCTCCTTTGATTGTCAGGATTCCATCTTCAATTTTGATTTCGAGATCTTTCTTCTTTATGCCAGGTACTTCCATTTCCACAAATATGGCATCGTCCGTTTCGTAGATATCGACTTCGGGGATGAGCATGCCGTACTCTCCTCTTCTTACATCGAGTCCTCTAAAGGCTTCGCTGAAAAGCTTATCGATCTCTTTCTGAATTTCCTCAAAGGGTCTGAAGAGTTCAGAAACGTTCTTCTTTGGAACCAACATGCTATCACCTCCCCGACAAAATTTTCAGTTTATTCATTTTAGGCATTGTCTTTCGGTGGTATGTACTCAGAATTTCCACCTTGGTCTCCAGGATTTCCGGTCTGATCAGTCTGCCCACCCTGAGCCGATTGGTAAATAGCCTGGCCGATTTTCATAATCTCCTGCTGCAACTGATCGAAGAGTAGTTTGATCCTCTGTATATTGTCTGAACTTATCGCATCTCTCAAGTCTTTTACTATATTCTCTATTTTTGCTCTGTCCTCGGGTGAAATCTTGTCCCCATTCTCCTTGAGCATCTTTTCTGCACGATAAGCGAGTTCATCAGCCTGGTTTTTGAGTTCGATCTCCTGTTTCTTCTTCTTGTCCTGTTCTTCATATTTCTTCGCATCTTCGATAATCTTCTTGATTTCATCTTCGGATAGCTTGTGTCTTCCGGTAACAACCATCGATTGCTGTTTTCCGGTTCCAAGATCCTTGGCATAAACGTTCACAATTCCGTCACTATCGATATCGAAGGTAACCTCTATCTGAGGTACACCTCTCGGTGCCGGTGGAATACCCGTAAGCTTAAAGCTTCCAAGGAATATGTTGTCGCGGGCCATGGTTCGTTCACCCTGGTAGATCCTTATTTCAACCTCTGTTTGACCGTCTTCAGCTGTAGTAAAGATCTTGGATTTCTTTATCGGGATCGTTGAATTTCTTTCGATTATCGGTTCCAGGAGCCCTCCTTTTACTTCGACTCCCAGCGTGAGTGGCGTTACATCGACAAGGACAAGATCCTTTTCCAGTTTTCCTCCAAGTATAGCAGCCTGAATCGCCGCACCAATAGCCACTGCTTCATCAGGGTTAACGGTTTTGTTGGGTTCTTTACCGAATATATTCTTGATGAAGTTCTGTACGTATGGAATTCTCGTAGAACCACCAACAAGTATGATTTCATCAATATCCTGAGGTGACATCTTGGCATCGTTCAGAACTCTTTCAATTTGTTCTCTTGTTGATTCAACAAGATCTCTTATCAGCGATTCAAAAGTGGATCTTGTTATCTTCATTTCAAGATGGAGCGGTCCCTCGGCTGTCGCTGTTATGAAAGGCAAGCTGATCTCCGTTTCGTATTTTGAAGAAAGCTCTATCTTAGCCCTCTCGGCCGCATCTTTAAGTCTCTGGTAGGCTTGTTTATCCTGCCTGAGATCAACGCCATGCTGTTTTCTAAACTCTTCGGCTATGTAATCAATGAGTCTCTGGTCAAAGTCATCACCACCAAGGTGGTTGTTTCCAGCCGTTGCAAGAACTTCAACAACTCCATCACCGATGTCAAGTAACGACACATCAAAGGTTCCTCCACCAAGGTCGTACACTATGATTTTCTTGTCACCTTCGCTTTTGTCCAGCCCATAGGCTACTGCCGCGGCTGTAGGTTCATTGATGATTCTCAGAACTTCGAATCCTGCTATAATACCAGCTTCTTTTGTAGCCTGTCTTTGAGCATCATTGAAGTAAGCTGGACAAGTTATAACCGCTTTGGTTACCTTACCGTTCAGATAGGCTTCAGCGTCTGTTTTGAGTTTTTTCAGAATATAGGCACTTATCTCCTGGGGTGTATACTCTTTGTCATCTATCTTGACCTTATAATCAGACCCCATCTTTCTTTTTATTGATCTGATAGTTCTGTCACTGTTGAGAATAGCCTGACGCTTTGCGGGTTCACCAACGATTATTTCACCGGTTTTACTGAACGAAACCACAGATGGTGTGGTTCTTGAACCTTCAGCATTGGGGATAACCTCAACATTTCCATCAGGCTTAACCCAGGCAATAACAGAGTTTGTTGTTCCAAGGTCAATACCTACAATGTATTCTTTTTCAGCCATATCATTCCCTCCTTTTTCACCTCGTGTTCTATCTTCGCATTTTAATTATATTTAGTTAGCAATCGAATGTCAAGTTTGCCATTTCAAAAATGTGGTTTTGTATGGTCCGCTTTCATTCATATATATAATTATACCAATCTAATCGCAATATAATCTTATAGCGACCGTTACTAAAGAATGCCAAATTTATCTGGTCGATTCTTGTTTCTTTTTTTTAGTGTCTGTTTATCGTGATAATGCTAAACTCCAAGTAGGAGGTGATGAGTTGCCCAGATTAATTGACAAGCTCTTTCCAAAAGAAAGCCCTTTGAGACTCCTTAAAGAACATGCCGATCTGGTCTTAAAGGCTTCCTCTTATTTACCAGAAGCGCTGGAGCTTTACTTCGAAGGAGACTTAAAGAAAATCACCGTGATGTCAAAAGAAGTTGAGGAACTGGAACGCCAGGCTGATGATATCAAAGCACGTATTCGCGCAAGCTATATGAAACTCAAATTCGTGTATTTCGAAAAATCAGATCTAATGACCATCCTCCACAAAGCCGATAGTGTTATAGATG is a genomic window containing:
- the dnaK gene encoding molecular chaperone DnaK; amino-acid sequence: MAEKEYIVGIDLGTTNSVIAWVKPDGNVEVIPNAEGSRTTPSVVSFSKTGEIIVGEPAKRQAILNSDRTIRSIKRKMGSDYKVKIDDKEYTPQEISAYILKKLKTDAEAYLNGKVTKAVITCPAYFNDAQRQATKEAGIIAGFEVLRIINEPTAAAVAYGLDKSEGDKKIIVYDLGGGTFDVSLLDIGDGVVEVLATAGNNHLGGDDFDQRLIDYIAEEFRKQHGVDLRQDKQAYQRLKDAAERAKIELSSKYETEISLPFITATAEGPLHLEMKITRSTFESLIRDLVESTREQIERVLNDAKMSPQDIDEIILVGGSTRIPYVQNFIKNIFGKEPNKTVNPDEAVAIGAAIQAAILGGKLEKDLVLVDVTPLTLGVEVKGGLLEPIIERNSTIPIKKSKIFTTAEDGQTEVEIRIYQGERTMARDNIFLGSFKLTGIPPAPRGVPQIEVTFDIDSDGIVNVYAKDLGTGKQQSMVVTGRHKLSEDEIKKIIEDAKKYEEQDKKKKQEIELKNQADELAYRAEKMLKENGDKISPEDRAKIENIVKDLRDAISSDNIQRIKLLFDQLQQEIMKIGQAIYQSAQGGQTDQTGNPGDQGGNSEYIPPKDNA